The proteins below come from a single Drosophila kikkawai strain 14028-0561.14 chromosome 3R, DkikHiC1v2, whole genome shotgun sequence genomic window:
- the LOC138928969 gene encoding uncharacterized protein, with product MSWLADNGLSLAEQKTEAVLISSRKVVEKVNFRVGSTTIESSPTVKYLGVLIDHRLNYKCHLEYAAAKASKATAAISRMMANMRSPRQHSRRLISTVVTSTLLYAAPIWAEAMLVASYSRQCRTVYRRCALRISSCFCTVSEEAALVGRSLWTCWQRNAGPVTRAAEPRGASLSQGGRRGGITRALDAGHIGLSPIWISGYTDVTGKFKHEADPSCDYCGDASVEDAEHAFFECPLFRAEREAAEATTNRRLTPETIIGCMLETPSNWDAVTDMAATVMRELRRREQTRRTEGLR from the exons ATGTCGTGGCTAGCAGACAACGGTCTCTCCCTTGCCGAGCAGAAAACGGAGGCCGTACTTATCAGTAGCCGAAAGGTTGTCGAGAAGGTCAACTTCCGGGTCGGCTCGACCACCATCGAGTCCAGCCCGACGGTTAAATACCTTGGGGTCCTGATCGACCACAGGCTCAACTACAAGTGTCACTtggagtacgcagcggccaaggcgTCCAAGGCCACTGCCGCAATctcgaggatgatggccaacatgCGCAGTCCTAGGCAGCACAGTAGACGGCTGATATCAACAGTCGTGACGTCAACCCTACTCTACGCCGCACCGATATGGGCGGAGGCCATGCTGGTTGCGAGCTACAGCCGCCAATGCAGGACGGTGTATCGACGCTGCGCGCTGCGCATttccagctgcttctgcacggtcTCTGAAGAAGCTGCGCTGGTGGGTCGATCCCTATGGACCTGCTGGCAGCGGAACGCAGGACCGGTAACTCGGGCAGCAGAACCCAGAGGAGCATCACTGTCGCAAGGTGGCAGGCGAGGTGGGATAACGCGAGCACTGGACGCTGGACACATCGGCTTATCCCCGATCTGGATCAGTGGATACACAGACGTCACGGGCAA ATTCAAGCACGAGGCCGACCCATCCTGCGACTATTGCGGCGATGCATCCGTTGAGGATGCAGAACACGCCTTCTTCGAGTGTCCGCTTTTCCGCGCGGAAAGAGAGGCAGCAGAGGCAACAACCAACCGTCGCCTTACACCCGAGACCATAATTGGGTGTATGCTGGAGACCCCATCCAACTGGGATGCGGTTACGGACATGGCAGCAACCGTCATGAGGGAGCTAaggcgccgggagcagacccgACGCACTGAGGGCCTTAGATGA